DNA sequence from the Phragmitibacter flavus genome:
GCTCCCGCCGTTGTCGACTCCGTCGAATTTGACGGCGGCGGCACGGTCGTGGTCACCGACACTTTGGTGGTGGCGAGCGGTATCTTTGATGTGGCCAGCGGCACAGGCAACGTCAGTGGCGGCACGGTCATCACACCCGGAGATTTGCATAAGGTGGGTGCAGGGGAACTGGTGACTGACAGCTTCATTGATGTGGGAGGCACGGCCTATGTTGACGAAGGGGCGCTCTATGTGAATGGAACTCTGAAAGCTTCCGCCGTGAATGTTCTGCCCAACGCCCTGCTTGGCGGCACCGGTCTAATCATTGGCGATGTGCACAATGCAGGCACCGTGGCCCCTGGTGATCACGGCGTGGGCACCTTCACCATCGATGGCGACTACACTCAAACCCCGCAGGGAACCCTGCAGATTGAGATCTCCGGTGATTCCAGTTTCGACCAGCTGATCGTCACGGGAACCGCCTCACTAAGCGGCACACTGGATGTGCTCAGCCTCGGAAACTATTCGTTTGAATATGGCCAGCAGTATCCCTTTTTGGTGGCAGGTAATATCATTGGCAGTTTTGATGAGATACTGATGCCCAATAGCGATCTGTATCGTGGAAGATTTATCATCGAAGATAACGTCGGTATCTTGTTGGTCGCACCCGCCAGTTACACGCTGGTGGCTGAAACTCCGAATCAGACTCGCGTAGCCATCGCGCTGGATGAATGGATCGGAGTCGAAGACGGAGACATTGGCGAGGTCACGCTCGCTCTGGATGTGCTGACGACGGACCAATATGAAGCCGCCTTCGAAGCCATCATGCCAAGTTATTATGCCTCCGCGATTTCGACTGGCATTGAACTTAGTCAGACCCAGGGTCAGCTCCTCAGCCAACAATTGGGATCAAGACGCCTGGGCAATCGTCGCCGCAATCAGGCGCAAAACGAAGCGCCAGCAGAACAGGGCGAGATCGAGCAGGCAGGCGGCAAAGGCGCCAGATCGGTGCAGCCCTCCGGCGGCAAAAACGCGAGGCGGGTGCAGTATGCGGAACAACCCATCCTTCTAGCACCAGGGCCGCTGGAAGATGAGACCCGTTGGAACGTCTGGATGCAGGGCACCGGCATGTTCTCCGAAGGGGGCATGAGTCTCACTCCCGGCGAATCGTTTGAGAGTGGCGAATTCATGATTGGTGCCGACTACGCCCTCTCTCAACATCTTTCCATCGGCCTGTTCACCAGCTATCAGGAAGGTTGGGGCGATTATGACAATGGCGGCAGCATCGATCTGGAAACCGTTCGCCTGGGGGCCTATGCCACCGTGGATTTCGAAGGCTTCTACGCCCATGGCGCCGCCGGGTATGGTCAGACCGACTACTCAATCCATCGCCCCATCCAATGGGCCACGCTGGATCGCACCGCTACCAGCAACCCTGACGGCTCAGAAGTCTTCTTCATGCTTGGCACCGGCTACGACTTCCACGCAGGAAACTTCACCTTTGGTCCAGCCGCGAGCATCCAGTATACCCGGCTGAAGCTCAATGGATTCACCGAACGCGGTGCGGACAGCCTCAATCTTCAAGTCGATGACACGACCGCAGAAAGTCTGCGCACCTACATCGGCGGAAGAGTCGCCTACGCTTGTGTGATCAATGAGGGGCTCACTCTCGTGCCCGAACTGCGGATGTTCTGGCAACATGAATTCATGCAGGGTGGAGACACCATCCACAGCACCTTGGACAGCGGCAACGGACCTGGCTTTGACTATCTCACCGAGGAACAGGGAAGCGATTCCCTGTATGCCGGAGCCGGCGTCTCCATGCTGCTGGGAAGCAACGTTACCATCAGCCTCTACTACCACGCGAACATCGGCCGCAACGACGATACCCAGCACCTCGTGACCGCTGGCCTGAACTGGAAGTTCTGACATTCCTTACGCGTGTCGCCCCTGCTCACAATGGGTGGAGGCGACTGGCCGCATCCAAGAGACCGTGTGCGGCTTCCTCATCAGGGAGTTGGGTGAAAGCATTTAAGCAATGAGAAACCTGAGCAGCTTTCTTCTATAGCCCATCGACAACCCAACCTCCTCCCCCTAATCTGTGCACATGCACAGCAGCAAAAGCCATAGCGCCGACGCACCGCTTTACCTCCAGCTTGCCGACCGTCTCCAGAATCTCATCAAAGCAGGCACCTTCAAACCCGGCGACCGCATCCCCTCGGTTCGTCACCTCAGCGCCCAACATCACGTCAGCATCCCCACCGTGCTGCAGGCTTATGTCACCCTGGAAGATCGCCGCCTCATCGAAGCGCGACCCAAGTCCGGCTATTTCGTGCGGGCCGATCTCGATGCCCCACTGCGCCCTTCCGCCCGCTCGCGCCGCCAGCTTCAGCCCAAAAGCCTTGCGCAATTCCCGCCCTTGATGTCGCTGGTTCACGACGTCGCCAATCCAAACCTCGTCCCCATGGGCGGAGCGAATCCCAGTGCCGATCTGCTGCCCGGCACCAAACTCGCCCGCATCACCGCTGCCATTGCCCGCAGTCACACCAAACAATCCATCAGTTACGATCCCGTTCCCGGCTGTCCCGCCTTGCGCGAGCAACTCAGCCGCCGCTCCCTCGACTGGGGTTGCGCGCTTTCTCCCGACGACTTCATCATCACCAACGGCGCCACCGAAGCCCTGCACCTCGCCCTTTCCGTCACCACCCAACCTGGCGATACGGTGCTCATCGAATCGCCGACTTACTACGGCGTCCTCACCATCCTCAGCCATCTCAAACTCCGCGCCATTGGAGTGCCCACCTGCCCACAACGTGGACTCGACCTCAACGCAGCCAAAAAAATCCTCAGCCGTGACCGCGTCGCTGCCATCGTCGTGATGCCCAATTTCAACAACCCCCTCGGCAGCCTCATGCCGGACTCCAACCGCAGCGATCTCCTCGCCCTCGCCGCCCAGCATCAAATCCCCATCATCGAAGACGACATCTACGGCGACCTCCAACATCACGGCGAACGCCCCGCCACGCTCAAGTCCCTCGACAAAAACCACCAAGTTCTGCTCTGCGGTTCCTTCTCCAAAACCCTCGCCCCCGGCTATCGTGTCGGCTATCTGAGCGCCTCCCGTTATCAAGACAAAATCATCCAGCTCAAAACCGCGCAGAACTTCTGCAGCGCTCCACTCCCCGCCCTCACCATCGCCGAGTTCCTCAAAAACGGCGGTTACGATCACCACTTGCGCACTCTCCGCAATGCCTTCCACCATCAAGTCACCCAAATGCGCGAAACCCTTCTCGCGCAACTTCCCTCCGACACCCACATCAGCGAACCCACCGGCGGTTTTGTCCTGTGGGTCGAACTCCCTAAAAAAGTCGACACTCTCGCCCTCTTCCATCAAGCTCGTGAAGCCGGCATCAGCATCGCCCCCGGCCATCTCTTTTCACCCGCTGCCGAGTTCAAACATCACCTGCGCATCAGCTGCGGCCATCCATGGAATCCCGCCATGGAAAAAGCCGTCGCGCAACTCACCCGCATGATCCATCATCAACTTCGCTGACATCTTTTCACCTCGCCATTCGTTAATCATTTCCATTCAGCATCCAACCACGCCTCCATGAACTTCCTCTCCCGCCTTCTTCTTCTCGCCACCGCCATGCCCCTGTTCACTGCTTCAGCCCTTCAAGCCTCCGAAACTTCTGCCAGTGCCACTCCCGTCTACGAACTGCGCATCTACACCACCAACGAAGGCAAGCTTCCCAATCTCCTCGCCCGCTTCCGCGATCACACCTTTGGCCTGTTTGAAAAACACGGCATCACCAACATCGGCTACTGGACCCCGATCGAAAAAGAAGACGGCGCCGACACCACACTCATCTACCTCCTCTCCCACAAGTCACGCGAAGCCGCCAAAGCTTCCTACGCCGCTTTCGGTCAGGACCCCGCCTGGAAATCCGCCCTCGCGGCCAGCGAAGTCAACGGCAAAATCCTCGCCAAACCACCCGAGTCCATCTTCCTCGACATCACCGCCTACTCCCCAAAAATCGAGATCACCAAAAGCGCCACTCCCCGCGTTTTCGAACTCCGCACCTACACCACCACACCTGGCAATCTCGACAACCTTCATGCCCGTTTCACCAACCACACGATGAAGCTGTTTAGCAAATACGGCATGTCCCACCTTGGTTACTGGACCCCGTCTGATGCCGACAAAGGCAAAGACAACACCCTCATCTACCTTCTTTTCCACAACAGCAAGGAAGCCGGACTTGAATCCTTCACCAACTTCCGCAAGGACCCCGACTGGATCGCCGCCAAAGGTCTCAGCGAAAAAGACGGCTCCCTCACCATCCCCCAACCCGACGGCGTCAAATCCGTCTATCTCAAAGCCGTCGATTTTTCGCCGATTGAGTAGCGACCTACGGAGCAAACGGCATTGAGTTTTTGCCGACGACACGTCGGCACTCCATGGAGGTCCGACGTGTCGTCGGACTAAGGTAACCTCCTCACCCCAAAATCCCCGTAGCCACCTCACCCCCCACATTCGTCAGCCGGAAGTTTCTTCCCCCATAATCAAACGTCAGCCGTTTGTGATCCAGCCCCAGCAAATGCAGCATCGTCGCATGCCAGTCATGGATGTGCATCGGATTCACCACCGCCCGATGCCCAAACTCATCCGTCGCCCCATAAGTTAATCCGCCCTTCACGCCGCCGCCCGCCATCCAGATCGAATAGCCTTTGTGGTTGTGATCGCGCCCATCCAGATTCTGCGCATACGGCGTTCTCCCAAACTCACCCGCCCACACCACCAGCGTGTCATTGAGCATCCCTCGCGCCTTCAAATCCGTCAGCAACGCTGCCACCGGTTGATCCGTCGCCGCACAATTTTTCGCCAACCCATCCTTTAACAAATTGTGGTGATCCCACTGCACCGTTGAAGTCACCTCAATGAACCGAACCCCCGCCTCCGCCATGCGCCGCGCAAGCAAACACTGCCGCGCAAACTGGTCATTACCCTTCCCTGCGCCGATCCCATAAAGCTTCAACATCGACTCCGGCTCATCGCGCATATCCAAAACCTCCGGCACCTCCGCCTGCATTCGAAACGCCAGTTCGAACGCCCCAATCGCTCCCTCCACCTCGCGATTCACCCCATCGCGCCGAAGCTTCTCCTCATTCAATCCCCGCACGAGGTCCAACTGCGCGCGCTGCGCTCGTTCTGAAACTCCCGCCCTTCGCTCAATGTTCTTCATCGGCGGACCCGGCAACGCCTCGCGCTTCATCAACGCCGCATACAAATCCGGCAACTGACCGCTGCCGATCCTCGTCCCCTGATGTTTCGCCGGCAAAAAACCGCTGCCATAATTCTGCGCGCCACCGTTGTCCGCCGGTGGATTCAATGTCACAAACCCCGGCAGATTCTCGTTCTCGGATCCCAATCCATACAGCGTCCATGCCCCGATCGATGGCCGCACAAACTGGAAACTCCCCGTATGCATTTGCACAAACGCCTGTGCATGATTTGGCAAATCGGTATGCATCGAGTTAATGATGCATAAATCGTCCGCATGCTCCGACAGCTTTGGATACAAAGTCGTCATCCACTGACCCGACTTCCCAAACTGCGCAAACGGAAACGCCGGTCCCAGCAACCTTCCCCCTTCCAATCCGCGACCTAACTTCGCCTGCTTCATCAACTCCGGCTTGTAATCAAACAAATCCACATGCGACGGGCCACCGCGCATCGTCAAAAAAATCACCCGTTTCGCCCGCGCCGGAAAATGCGGCAGCCCAACGCCGCCCTCCACACCATTCCCATTCCCATTCGCCTTCCCAGCAGCCAAAGCCGAAAACGCCAGCCATCCAATGCCCGAAGACATCGTCTGCAAAACCTCCCGACGTGAAATCAATAGCTTGTTCATAAAATAAATCCCCTCTTAGGTTATTTCTACGGAGTTACACCTTCAGTCTCTGTTGAGTTAGGCACACCATCCCAAAGCCTCGAAGCCCCCGCGAAGTTAAAGATGCTTCCCATGAGCGCCGAAGGTGCGGCGTCATGACAGCCTTGGGCAACGCCCAAGGTTTGCCAGATAACATCGGATAGGGCTGAAGGCCCGCTCCAACAACGGTGCGCCCCGGCTTTGGTGCTCTAAAGATTCGCAACATAACCATCATCAATCCGCATTTCTAAATTCCCCGCTCGCCAGCAACGCCTGACAAAAAAGCTTCATCGCATCTGCCTCCGACACCGCCATCTCGCTTCGCGTTCTCGCAAAAAACTCTCGCGCCATCTCCAACTCCTCCGACGTGGCATCCCGATTGTAACAAATCTCAAACGGCTTGTTCACCCGCGCATCATCCCCCTCCACACCCGCCTCCATCACCCGCTGCGCCAAACCCTCCGCCTGCTCCTGCACAAACGTTCCGTTCATCAAATACAACGCCTGCAATGGACCATTCGTCACCGATCGATCCCCCGTTACCAAGCTCGGATTCGCCACATCAAAATGCTCCATCGCCTCCGGCAGCAAATCCCTCAACACCGGCAGATACACTGACCTGCGCCGCGACCCATCCAGGTCCTTCGGAATCTTCTCATTGAACCCAATCAACGAAGCCGCCTGCCCCGGAATTTCCGCCACCAACGATCCCGGACGACGCGAAAAATCCATCAACCCCGACACCACCAGCATCGAATCACGGATCACCTCCGCATCCAATCGACGCTTGCTCATCCTCCACAAAAACCGGTTGTCCGGGTCCTTCTCAAATCCCTCCTCCCGATAGTCCGAAGCCTGCCGGTAAGTCCGCGACAACACCATCTCCCGCACCATCGCCTTCACCGACCACCCGCGCTCCATGAACTTCACCGCCAGATGATCCAGCAACTCCGGGTGACTCGGCAACTCCCCATCAAATCCAAAACTGTCCACCGTCCGCACCAGTCCCGCTCCGAACAAATGCCGCCAAACCCGGTTCACCATCACCCGCGCCGTCAACGGATGCTCCCTGCTCGTCAACCACCGCGCCAGTTCCAATCGACCGCTCGATCCCGACCCCGGAGCCTCCACCCCATCCACCTCAAACACTTTTGGAAACCGCCGCTTCACCACCGACCCCGGTTGCCCGATCTCCCCGCGCTCATACATCGGCGAATCGATCACCTCCCCATCCATCACCCCCATCGCCAAAGGCAACGCACGACCCTTCTCATCCACGGTCCGCAGCTCCCCACCAATCTGCCCCCGCTGCCAGTAACGACCAATCCCGCGCTGCAACAAGCGCGTGTAATCCGCACTCAGATCACGCCCCTCCGCTTTTGC
Encoded proteins:
- a CDS encoding ice-binding family protein; the protein is MIEGDNLCAAPIELGSATDFAVLAGSGITISGAINSTVINGDIGSAPTFSITGLENAVFVTGVNHGGNAVTVSAKASLLTAYNNAAGQTATVTYTPITDLGGQTLFAGVHFNSSSFDITGMLTLDALGDPNAVWIFQMGSTLTTASNSLVNLINGALASNVFWQVGSSATLGSDSDFAGSILAFTSITVNDGASVQGRLLALNGAVTLLNNTIVVVRAPAVVDSVEFDGGGTVVVTDTLVVASGIFDVASGTGNVSGGTVITPGDLHKVGAGELVTDSFIDVGGTAYVDEGALYVNGTLKASAVNVLPNALLGGTGLIIGDVHNAGTVAPGDHGVGTFTIDGDYTQTPQGTLQIEISGDSSFDQLIVTGTASLSGTLDVLSLGNYSFEYGQQYPFLVAGNIIGSFDEILMPNSDLYRGRFIIEDNVGILLVAPASYTLVAETPNQTRVAIALDEWIGVEDGDIGEVTLALDVLTTDQYEAAFEAIMPSYYASAISTGIELSQTQGQLLSQQLGSRRLGNRRRNQAQNEAPAEQGEIEQAGGKGARSVQPSGGKNARRVQYAEQPILLAPGPLEDETRWNVWMQGTGMFSEGGMSLTPGESFESGEFMIGADYALSQHLSIGLFTSYQEGWGDYDNGGSIDLETVRLGAYATVDFEGFYAHGAAGYGQTDYSIHRPIQWATLDRTATSNPDGSEVFFMLGTGYDFHAGNFTFGPAASIQYTRLKLNGFTERGADSLNLQVDDTTAESLRTYIGGRVAYACVINEGLTLVPELRMFWQHEFMQGGDTIHSTLDSGNGPGFDYLTEEQGSDSLYAGAGVSMLLGSNVTISLYYHANIGRNDDTQHLVTAGLNWKF
- a CDS encoding PLP-dependent aminotransferase family protein, giving the protein MHSSKSHSADAPLYLQLADRLQNLIKAGTFKPGDRIPSVRHLSAQHHVSIPTVLQAYVTLEDRRLIEARPKSGYFVRADLDAPLRPSARSRRQLQPKSLAQFPPLMSLVHDVANPNLVPMGGANPSADLLPGTKLARITAAIARSHTKQSISYDPVPGCPALREQLSRRSLDWGCALSPDDFIITNGATEALHLALSVTTQPGDTVLIESPTYYGVLTILSHLKLRAIGVPTCPQRGLDLNAAKKILSRDRVAAIVVMPNFNNPLGSLMPDSNRSDLLALAAQHQIPIIEDDIYGDLQHHGERPATLKSLDKNHQVLLCGSFSKTLAPGYRVGYLSASRYQDKIIQLKTAQNFCSAPLPALTIAEFLKNGGYDHHLRTLRNAFHHQVTQMRETLLAQLPSDTHISEPTGGFVLWVELPKKVDTLALFHQAREAGISIAPGHLFSPAAEFKHHLRISCGHPWNPAMEKAVAQLTRMIHHQLR
- a CDS encoding NIPSNAP family protein, whose translation is MNFLSRLLLLATAMPLFTASALQASETSASATPVYELRIYTTNEGKLPNLLARFRDHTFGLFEKHGITNIGYWTPIEKEDGADTTLIYLLSHKSREAAKASYAAFGQDPAWKSALAASEVNGKILAKPPESIFLDITAYSPKIEITKSATPRVFELRTYTTTPGNLDNLHARFTNHTMKLFSKYGMSHLGYWTPSDADKGKDNTLIYLLFHNSKEAGLESFTNFRKDPDWIAAKGLSEKDGSLTIPQPDGVKSVYLKAVDFSPIE
- a CDS encoding DUF1501 domain-containing protein; this translates as MNKLLISRREVLQTMSSGIGWLAFSALAAGKANGNGNGVEGGVGLPHFPARAKRVIFLTMRGGPSHVDLFDYKPELMKQAKLGRGLEGGRLLGPAFPFAQFGKSGQWMTTLYPKLSEHADDLCIINSMHTDLPNHAQAFVQMHTGSFQFVRPSIGAWTLYGLGSENENLPGFVTLNPPADNGGAQNYGSGFLPAKHQGTRIGSGQLPDLYAALMKREALPGPPMKNIERRAGVSERAQRAQLDLVRGLNEEKLRRDGVNREVEGAIGAFELAFRMQAEVPEVLDMRDEPESMLKLYGIGAGKGNDQFARQCLLARRMAEAGVRFIEVTSTVQWDHHNLLKDGLAKNCAATDQPVAALLTDLKARGMLNDTLVVWAGEFGRTPYAQNLDGRDHNHKGYSIWMAGGGVKGGLTYGATDEFGHRAVVNPMHIHDWHATMLHLLGLDHKRLTFDYGGRNFRLTNVGGEVATGILG
- a CDS encoding DUF1549 and DUF1553 domain-containing protein, yielding MSACRLLFLGLCSLTAVLANERDVESAREFWSYRKPVEGELPVTVREGWARRELDFFVLSKLEAEGLEPSADAELVTLLRRVYFDLVGFLPSPNEVEVFVKLASVDVDLALAKTVNGLLASPRFGERWGRHWLDVARFAESNGREANLTFPHAWRYRDYVIDAVNADVPFDRFITEQVAGDLLPAKDAQERARLLVATGFLAMGAKGLGEFDKKLFAADLADEQLDAVSRSVMASSVACARCHDHFTEPFSMEDYYALAGIFKSTKTYFGNWVDSENNNDGDVLRLPEVKGQLIPNRSMTLKRKAELEASLVALDLGEKEDNEFMAKAKAEGRDLSADYTRLLQRGIGRYWQRGQIGGELRTVDEKGRALPLAMGVMDGEVIDSPMYERGEIGQPGSVVKRRFPKVFEVDGVEAPGSGSSGRLELARWLTSREHPLTARVMVNRVWRHLFGAGLVRTVDSFGFDGELPSHPELLDHLAVKFMERGWSVKAMVREMVLSRTYRQASDYREEGFEKDPDNRFLWRMSKRRLDAEVIRDSMLVVSGLMDFSRRPGSLVAEIPGQAASLIGFNEKIPKDLDGSRRRSVYLPVLRDLLPEAMEHFDVANPSLVTGDRSVTNGPLQALYLMNGTFVQEQAEGLAQRVMEAGVEGDDARVNKPFEICYNRDATSEELEMAREFFARTRSEMAVSEADAMKLFCQALLASGEFRNAD